Proteins from a genomic interval of Methanoplanus endosymbiosus:
- a CDS encoding thymidylate synthase has protein sequence MFNIRAFSIGKGHEEAIKTIVKHGCHLITEDGEKTIELPEPMNIHVKDPFAEYMISPYNMFGEGAMKQYVHDLLHGTDNEFAYTYHDRLFDHPVKDGEIFSGDGDGKGIDQIEYIVRKLKEEPNSRRALGITWFPPKDTESRNPPCLQRIQCLLRDNNLNMHVEFRSNDMLSALGANMYALVNLQKMIAERLNANTGWYSHTSVSAHIYHERDYEELSRYIKGLGLKDIP, from the coding sequence ATGTTTAATATCAGGGCGTTTTCTATAGGCAAAGGGCATGAAGAGGCAATAAAGACAATAGTGAAACACGGATGTCATCTCATCACTGAGGATGGGGAAAAGACGATAGAACTGCCCGAACCAATGAATATTCATGTAAAAGACCCTTTTGCTGAATATATGATAAGCCCGTACAATATGTTTGGTGAAGGCGCGATGAAACAGTATGTACATGATCTCCTGCACGGCACTGACAATGAATTCGCCTACACTTACCATGACCGCCTCTTTGACCATCCTGTAAAAGACGGGGAGATATTCTCAGGTGACGGCGACGGGAAGGGAATTGACCAGATAGAATATATTGTCCGGAAACTGAAGGAAGAACCAAATTCCCGGCGTGCACTCGGCATAACATGGTTTCCCCCGAAAGATACGGAATCAAGAAATCCACCCTGCCTTCAGAGAATTCAGTGCCTTCTGCGTGACAATAACCTGAACATGCACGTTGAATTCCGTTCAAACGATATGCTCTCAGCACTCGGCGCAAATATGTATGCCCTTGTAAACCTCCAGAAGATGATTGCAGAGAGACTTAATGCCAATACCGGGTGGTACTCACATACATCAGTATCCGCACATATATACCACGAGCGCGACTATGAAGAGCTAAGCAGGTACATAAAGGGTCTTGGCTTAAAAGATATCCCCTGA
- a CDS encoding DNA-directed DNA polymerase II large subunit → MQASPEMESYFKSLEDDLYKAIEIAKQARKVGIDPALDVEIPVASDLADRVEALLGYPGVAVRLRELGEMMSREEVSLKIGDDFIAKRFGEETKEEILDHAIRTSMALLTEGVVAAPTEGIGNISLGKNDDGTEYLKIYYAGPIRSAGGTAQALSVLVGDYVRKGLGINRYIPRKEEVERYVEEIKKYNSISSLQYMPSDDELRHIIRNCPVCVEGEPTERVEVSGYRNLERIETNTVRGGMGLVVAEGLALKAPKIQKTVRKVKMEGWEWLDDLVSGSFSSASSGGDDEEVEEDDSAKKCKIKPKDKYIRDLVGGRPVFSYPLRPGGFRLRYGRSRNTGFAAAGFNPSGLHLLGNFLAVGTQMKVERPGKACGVVPVDTVEGPTVRLYSGEVLRVDDIPTAIKLGNSVERILDVGEILISYGEFLENNHMLIPAAYCHEWWILEGGKDRPESGRQAIDLTLAGAYLHPDFMYIWDDLTAAEILELREIVSAEGVVSGDSLTMPNTSRTKDLLELLLLPHKVISGNLVVSDAAVFIACLGLDDSLNRKEFPDEKYPDDPLELVSYLSGFKVRSKAGTRIGGRMGRPGKSKERKMNPAPNVLYPVGNEGGSRRSFQQVAKSRDNRDGGFITAEVGLRRCSSCGFKTYKNVCECGAHTEPVYVCPRCQHDVVKGVCPVCGVDGVCAQTITINVKEEYDRALKALVMRDSELKLVKGVKGLMSKERCVEALEKGILRARQDLYVFKDGTLRYDMIDLPLTQIIPREIGVSYQKLLELGYTHDVYGRPLESDEQILELKCQDILVSEHCGEWLVKVSKFVDELLEKVYGLEPYYNASKRGDLVGTLLMGLAPHTSAGVLVRLIGFTKALVGYGHPFFHAAKRRNCFQGETGLTVYDGERWDTLPIKKFVLENFDMSCKSVDCVGTYYSDPVKPYWVRAVDVYGNVRMREVTSVSVHKSPDTLLYFETRRGKSIMVTPEHAMLVSDLNYQRKIKALELKEGDYIPGFEGGVMIPDMITKKEVVASAEDYVYCLTVAEDHTVEVNGIFTGQCDGDEDCIMLLLDGLINFSRSFLPETRGGSMDAPLVLTRRIDPAEVDKESHNVDACSSYPLELYLAGLDYVHPKDLEKIVDHVELRLGKPGQYEGIMFTHNTTDISAGPLISSYNTLQTMVEKLEAELELGRIIRAVDEDDVAERVLNTHFIRDIMGNLNSYSKQKVRCTKCNSSYRRMPLAGKCTKCGNKLIATVHEGSVKKYLSMSIKMCEEYNVSDYTRQRVEVLNMAVISTFGEPPEKQLGLADFM, encoded by the coding sequence ATGCAGGCATCGCCGGAGATGGAGAGTTATTTCAAATCGCTTGAGGATGACCTCTATAAGGCCATAGAAATAGCAAAACAGGCAAGGAAGGTTGGAATTGATCCGGCGCTTGATGTTGAAATTCCGGTGGCGAGCGACCTTGCTGACAGGGTGGAGGCGCTGTTAGGGTATCCGGGTGTTGCTGTAAGGCTGAGGGAACTTGGAGAGATGATGTCCAGAGAGGAGGTCTCCTTGAAGATAGGTGATGATTTCATCGCAAAAAGATTTGGTGAGGAGACAAAGGAGGAGATCCTTGACCATGCCATACGGACATCAATGGCACTTCTTACCGAGGGTGTTGTGGCCGCACCAACCGAAGGGATAGGAAATATATCACTTGGGAAAAATGATGACGGGACTGAATATTTAAAAATATACTATGCAGGTCCTATCCGGAGTGCAGGAGGTACAGCACAGGCACTCTCTGTTCTTGTCGGGGATTATGTCCGGAAAGGTCTTGGGATCAACCGTTATATCCCAAGAAAAGAGGAGGTTGAGAGATATGTTGAGGAGATTAAGAAGTACAACTCCATATCAAGCCTTCAGTATATGCCGTCAGATGACGAGCTGAGGCATATTATTAGGAACTGTCCGGTATGTGTTGAGGGTGAACCTACTGAGCGGGTTGAGGTATCCGGATACAGGAATCTTGAGAGGATTGAGACCAATACTGTGAGGGGCGGTATGGGTCTTGTTGTGGCTGAAGGTCTTGCATTAAAGGCACCAAAGATCCAGAAGACTGTGCGTAAGGTCAAGATGGAAGGGTGGGAATGGCTTGATGATCTCGTCTCCGGATCCTTCTCGTCCGCATCATCGGGTGGAGATGATGAAGAGGTGGAAGAGGATGATTCAGCAAAAAAGTGTAAAATTAAGCCAAAGGACAAGTATATCCGTGATCTTGTCGGCGGCAGGCCGGTCTTCTCCTATCCTTTACGACCGGGTGGTTTCAGGCTGAGATATGGCCGTTCAAGAAATACCGGATTTGCTGCCGCCGGTTTTAATCCGTCGGGTCTGCATCTGCTTGGCAATTTTCTGGCAGTGGGCACTCAGATGAAGGTGGAGCGGCCCGGCAAAGCCTGTGGTGTTGTTCCGGTTGATACAGTCGAAGGGCCGACTGTCAGGCTCTATTCCGGAGAAGTGCTGAGGGTTGATGATATTCCTACAGCGATTAAACTTGGGAACAGTGTCGAGAGAATTCTCGATGTCGGTGAAATTCTCATATCATACGGCGAGTTTCTGGAGAATAATCACATGCTGATCCCGGCTGCATACTGTCATGAATGGTGGATACTTGAAGGGGGCAAAGATAGGCCGGAATCCGGCAGGCAGGCCATTGATCTGACACTTGCCGGTGCATATCTCCACCCTGATTTTATGTATATCTGGGACGATCTGACAGCGGCGGAGATCCTTGAGCTGAGAGAGATTGTATCGGCAGAGGGTGTTGTGTCAGGAGATTCCCTCACAATGCCCAATACATCCCGGACAAAAGATCTGCTGGAGTTGCTTCTCCTGCCTCACAAGGTCATCTCCGGAAATCTGGTCGTTTCTGACGCAGCAGTTTTTATCGCATGCCTCGGTCTTGATGACAGCCTGAATAGAAAGGAATTTCCGGATGAGAAATATCCTGATGACCCCCTTGAGCTTGTCTCTTATCTCTCCGGATTTAAGGTTCGGTCAAAGGCCGGCACACGCATAGGCGGAAGGATGGGCAGACCTGGTAAATCAAAGGAGAGAAAGATGAATCCTGCGCCAAATGTGCTGTATCCTGTCGGAAATGAAGGCGGTTCGAGGAGGTCATTTCAGCAGGTCGCAAAGTCAAGGGATAACCGTGACGGCGGTTTTATCACTGCTGAGGTGGGCCTTAGAAGATGTTCTTCCTGCGGTTTTAAGACCTATAAAAATGTCTGTGAATGCGGTGCACATACTGAGCCTGTTTATGTCTGCCCAAGATGTCAGCATGATGTAGTAAAGGGTGTATGTCCGGTATGCGGGGTTGACGGAGTATGTGCACAGACTATTACTATCAATGTGAAGGAGGAGTATGACCGTGCATTAAAGGCGCTTGTCATGCGGGATTCCGAGCTTAAACTTGTCAAGGGTGTAAAGGGCCTGATGTCAAAGGAGAGATGTGTTGAGGCTCTGGAGAAGGGAATTTTAAGGGCCAGGCAGGATCTTTATGTCTTTAAGGACGGCACACTCCGGTACGATATGATCGATCTTCCGCTCACACAGATTATTCCGCGTGAGATCGGAGTCAGTTACCAGAAGCTTTTGGAGCTTGGATATACCCACGATGTCTATGGCAGGCCTCTTGAATCAGATGAACAGATTCTTGAGCTTAAATGCCAGGATATTTTAGTCTCTGAACATTGCGGTGAGTGGCTTGTCAAGGTCTCAAAGTTTGTTGATGAACTGCTTGAGAAGGTCTATGGATTAGAGCCATATTATAATGCCTCTAAGAGGGGTGATCTTGTCGGTACTCTTCTTATGGGTCTTGCACCGCATACCAGTGCCGGGGTGCTGGTGCGGCTGATAGGCTTTACAAAGGCTCTTGTCGGCTATGGCCATCCGTTCTTTCATGCCGCAAAGAGGAGGAACTGTTTTCAGGGCGAGACCGGACTGACGGTATATGACGGTGAGAGGTGGGATACTCTTCCGATAAAGAAATTTGTCCTTGAGAATTTTGATATGAGCTGCAAATCTGTTGACTGTGTAGGCACATATTATTCAGATCCGGTAAAGCCGTACTGGGTGAGGGCCGTTGATGTTTATGGTAATGTCAGAATGAGAGAGGTAACTTCTGTTTCCGTTCATAAATCTCCCGATACACTTCTCTATTTTGAGACAAGACGCGGCAAAAGTATCATGGTGACACCTGAGCATGCTATGCTCGTCTCTGACCTTAACTACCAGAGGAAGATTAAGGCCCTTGAACTGAAGGAGGGTGACTATATTCCCGGTTTTGAAGGCGGGGTTATGATTCCGGATATGATTACTAAAAAAGAGGTGGTTGCCAGTGCAGAGGATTATGTCTACTGCCTGACGGTTGCTGAGGATCATACAGTCGAAGTAAACGGGATATTTACCGGGCAGTGTGACGGGGATGAGGACTGTATCATGCTGCTTTTAGACGGACTTATCAATTTTTCACGGTCTTTTCTTCCGGAAACAAGGGGTGGTTCGATGGATGCCCCTCTTGTTCTGACACGGAGAATTGATCCGGCTGAGGTTGATAAGGAGAGCCATAATGTGGATGCCTGTTCTTCCTATCCGCTTGAGTTGTACCTTGCAGGTCTTGATTATGTGCACCCCAAGGATCTTGAGAAGATTGTTGATCATGTTGAACTCAGGCTTGGAAAACCCGGGCAGTATGAGGGGATTATGTTTACGCATAATACAACTGATATCTCTGCCGGACCTCTGATCTCTTCATATAATACACTCCAGACAATGGTTGAAAAGCTTGAGGCTGAACTTGAACTGGGGCGGATTATTCGTGCTGTGGATGAGGATGATGTAGCCGAGAGGGTTTTGAATACCCATTTCATCAGGGATATTATGGGCAACCTGAATTCCTACTCCAAGCAGAAGGTGAGGTGCACTAAGTGCAATTCAAGCTACAGGAGAATGCCTCTTGCAGGAAAATGTACTAAATGCGGAAATAAGCTCATCGCCACCGTTCATGAGGGTTCTGTGAAGAAATACCTCAGTATGTCGATTAAGATGTGTGAGGAGTACAATGTTTCAGATTACACCCGGCAGAGGGTTGAGGTGCTGAATATGGCGGTCATTTCGACATTTGGCGAGCCGCCGGAGAAGCAGCTTGGTCTGGCTGATTTTATGTGA